The stretch of DNA GCCGGGGGCGAAGGACCCCGGGCGCGGGGTGAGGAAGTCGGGGATGGCGCGGTGCGCGGCGACCAGCGACAGCAGCAGCCCGGTGTCGATCCCGTCCAGGCGCCGCAGGGCGGTCCTGCGCCAGGGCAGCAGCAGCGCGGACAGCCCCGGTTCGCGCAGCACCCGCAGGCTGAGCAGGGTCTCGTTGATCGGGGAGAGGGCGAACCTGGTGTCGGCCAGGTCCTCCACCCCGAGCCGGAAGCTGATCATTGAGCGGCAGGCTACATCGGTTGGGTGCGGTGCGCCGGTGGCGTGGACTCGGCCCATGGCACATGCGGATCGCAGGGACGGGAAGCGGCCGGCGGGCCGGTCTCCCCGGCGCCGGGGGCTGGTCCGGTCCTCGGCGTTGAAGGGCCGAGGGGTGGGCGGTGCGCCGTCCGGCGAGGCAGGGAGGCGGGGGCGAGCCGCCGGGGACGGCCCCGGGCGAGGGGAGGCGCCGGCGGCCGCGCTGGGCGGCGGGGTGAGCCGGCGGCTGGTGCTGCTGCTGGCGGCGACCTGCGCCGTCGTGGTGGGCAACGTCTACTTCCCGCAGGCCCTCGGCCCGCTGGTCGCCGCCGGGCTGGGGGTCTCCGCCGGGTCCGCTGCCCTGGTGGCCACCGCCACCCAGGTGGGGTACGCGGCCGGGATCCTGCTGCTGGTGCCGCTGGCCGACCGGCTGCCCAACCGCCGGCTGCTGGTGGCGCTGCTGGTGTGCACCGGGGCCGGCCTGTTCGCGGTGGGGTGCGCGCCGGCCCTGGGGCCGCTGCTGGCGGCCGGCGCCTTCGTCGGCGTCAGCACGGTGGCCGGGCAGGTCATCGCGCCGATGGCGGTCGGGCTGGTGCCGCCCGAGCGGCGCGGGGCGATGATGGGCACCCTGCTGAGCGGGTCGATCGGCGGCATGCTGCTGGCCCGTACCTTCGGCGGGGCGCTGGGCGAGTTGCTGGGGTGGCGGGCCCCCTACCTGGTGGCCGCGGTGCTGGCCCTGCTGCTGGCGGTGGTGCTGGCCGTCGCGCTGCCCGAGGCCGCCCCGCGGCGGCGGGGCCCGTGGCAGGCGCCCCCGGTGCAGGTGCTGCGGCTGCTGCGCGCCGAGCCGGAGCTGCGCCGCTCCTGCTTCTACCAGGCGACGGTGTTCGCCGGGTTCTCCGCGGTGTGGACCTGCCTGGCGCTGCTGGTGGCCGGGCCCGCCTACGGGCTGGGCGCCCAGGCGGTGGGGGCGCTCGCCCTGGTGGGCGGGGTGACGATGTTCTGCACCCCGCTGGCCGGGCGGCTGGTGGACCGGTACGGGCCCGACCCGGTGAACCTGGTCTGCATGGTCGGCGGTCTGATCGCGGCCGGGGTGCTGGCCGCGGGGGCCGGTGGCGGTGTGTCCGGGGCGGCGGCGCTGGTGGCGGGCACGCTGCTGCTGGACGTCGCGATGCAGTCGGGCATGGTCGCCAACCAGGCGCGGGTGTTCGCGTTGCGCGCCGACGCCCGGGGCCGGCTGAACACCGCCTACATGACCTGCGCCTTCCTCGGCGGCAGCGCGGGCTCGTGGTCGGGCGCCGAGGTGTACGGCAGGGCGGGGTGGCCGGGGGTGTGCGCGCTGACGGCGCTGCTGTGCGGGCTGGCCCTGGCCCGCCACCTCGCGGCGCTGCGCGGGATGCGGCACGCGGGGGCCGCGGACCGGGGGTGATGCGCCCGGTCAGTACGCCTCGGCCGTCACCGCGGTGATCGCGGCGGTCAGTTCGCGGCGGAGCCCGTCGTGTCCGGGGCCGGCGCGGTGCAGGCCGCCGGGCTCCCAGCGGTAGCGGGCGTGCACGTGGCCGTGCAGGTCCGTGCAGGTGCGGCCAGGCGTTGCCGAGCACCTCGTAGTTGATCCGGGAGAAGCCCTCGTCCCGGCGGCGGCAGACGGCTTCGACCGCCTCGCCGAGCAGGGACAGGTCGTACAGGAACCGCGCGCGGGCGGCGCGGGGCAGGCCGGTGAGGTGGTCGGCGGAGCCGTCGTGGAGGAGGACGCAGTAGCCGGGCAGGAACCGGGTGTCGCCCAGGACCGCCCAGCCGGTGCGCATCCGCGCCGGCACCATCGGGTTCTCGCCGCGCCGTGCGGCGCCGACGCGGTCGCGCTTCCACTCCGCTTCGCCGGTGTCCGGCACGGCGCCCTCCCCGCTGCCGGGTCCGCGCCGCTGCGGGGCGCCCGGTGGCGGAACCCTACCGGCCCCGCAGGCGGGGAGGGGCGGCGGTCAGAACTCGCCGGTGTCGGCCAGGCCGGTCAGCACCCCGGTCAGGGTGGCGGTGAGCGCGGCCTTGGTGCGGCGGGCCTGCGGGGTGTCGGCGTAGATGGAGTTGACGTACATGCCGGTGTCGTTGCGGTGGAACCAGAAGCAGATGCCGTTGCTGTGCGAGGCCCAGATGTGCTTGCGGGCCTGCAGGGCGGCGTGCCGCTCGCCGCCGGGGGCGCGGCGGAAGTCCAGGTAGGAGAAGAAGTTCACCGCGTAGGGCCAGGAGCGCAGGTCGGCGTATTCGGGCGCGAGCAGCTGCCAGGCCTTGACGAAGGGCACGTCCAGGTTGTCCCGCATGGTGGCGGTGGCGTCCCGGACGCCGGCCATCACCCGGGGGAAGTCGGCTCCGGCCGGGACCGGGAACTCGATGGGCATGGTGTTGACGAACCAGCCCATCGCCTCGGCGTAGTGGCCGCGGCCCCGGTCGCTGACCGGCATCAGGCCGCGGTAGACCTCGGGGCCGCCCTCGCGGCGCAGCGCCTCGCCCACCGCGGCGAGCATCCCCATGAACACCTTGCCGTCGGCCTTGCGGCAGTGCGCCTCGAAGGCCTCGGTCTGCGCGCCGGTGAGCAGTGCGTCGGTGTCGTTGACGGTGGCGTACATGCGGCCCGGGGCCACGCCCAGGTCCAGCGGGAAGGGCGGGAAGAATCCGCCGTTGCCGCGCATGAAGGCCTTCCAGTAGTCCAGCCGGGCGTCGTCGGCGCCGACCGAGGCGTGGTGGCGGCGCTGCTCGTGGCTGAAGTCGAGGTAGCTGCCGACCTCCGGCTGGGCGGGGGTCTCGCCGCGGGTGGCGGCGGTGTAGGCGGTGGCGATGTCGTTGACCGCGATCGGGGTGGACAGCCCGTCGGAGACCAGGTGGTCGAAGGCGAGGAAGACGGTGCTGGACTCGGGGCGGACGACGGCGCCCATCACCAGCAGCGGCCAGGAGAGGGTGTCGATGCGGTGGAAGCAGGCGTCGACGTGGTCGCGGACCTCCTCGCGGGTGGCGACCGGGCCGATGTCGACGGTGTCCAGGGCGGCCTCCGCGGCGCTCATCGGCCGGCAGGTCAGGTCGCCGGCGAGGTGGCGGAACTCGCAGCGCAGCACCTCGTGGCGGCGGACGAAGTACAGCAGCGCGGCTTCCAGGGCGCCGCGGTCCAGCGGGCCGGGAAGCTCGAAGGTGCAGGCCACGTAGGAGGCCAGCGGGTCGTCGTCGGCGCGGGCGTCCAGGGCCGCGCTGAAGTGCTTCTCCTGGTTGTAGGAGGTGCTCCTGTCGTCCCCCTCGGGCGCGCCGGAGGCGTGCGCGGGGCGCAGCCGCCACTCGATGACGTGTCCGGGGGCGATGTCGAGTTCGGTGATCGGGGCCTGAAGCACCGGTGAAAGACCTTTCGGTTGTCGGCGGCCCTCCCGCGGCGCATGCCGGGCGGGCGGGCGTTCGGGTGATGCGGGTGCGGGACCCGTGCGCCGCTGGACGCGGTGGGGAGTTTCGGCCGACCCGAAGGGCGGGAACTCCGCACCGTCTCCATTCGGTCGCTCAAAGCTACATGTCCGGCCCGGGTGCGGTCCGGCGGATTGGCGAAATTGGTGAGCCGTTGCCGCTTTGCGTATTCGGGGCGCCGTTCCGCGCGGGGGCCGGTCCGGCGCAGCGGAGCGTCCGGCCGGGGCTCAGGGCCCGCCGGCGGGGACCGGGTCGGTGCGCCAGCGGGCGCGCAGCACCCCGTCGGGGTCGGGCAGGACGGCGGTGAGCAGCGGGGCGCGGTCGTCGAGGTAGACGGGGAGCAGCACGGCGGCGCGGGCGCCCGGGGCGAGGGCCGCGGCCTGCTCCGGGCCGGTTCCCTCCTCGATGTCGGCGGCGCGGACCACCCCCTCGGCGTCCGCCCAGACCAGTTCGGCGGGGTCCTCCCGGGGCAGGCCGGACAGGACTGCGCCGACGTCGCGGGAGAGCGGCGGCCAGACGGTGAGGCGGGCGCGCGGGGCGAGCCCGGCGCGCACCCGCTGCACGGTGTCGGGGGTGAGCAGGTGCCGGCGGACGGCGCCGGTGGCGTACTCCTCTTCCAGCAGGCCCGCCCGGCCGGCGGCGGCGCACCGGTGCAGCCGGGCCCAGAAGCCGGCGTCGGCGATCCGCTGTGCACCGGGTTCGGTGTCGAAGGCGATGTCGTAGGGGGAGGCGTCCAGCGGTTCGGGGAACAGCCCGAGGGCCCGGGTACGGGCCACGGCCCGCGGGCAGCGGCGGGCGCTGCTCACGTACAGGTACTGGTCCCAGCCGACGTGCACGGCGAACGCGCCTTCGGCCTCCAGTCGGCACCAGGCCCCGCCGCGGAGCATGGCGCGGACCAGTTCCAGGGCGACCCGCAGCGGCACCCGGGCGCCGTCGTGGAAGCCCGCGGTGCCGCCGAGGTACAGGTCGGCGGAGCCGAGCGCATCGGCGGCCGGCTCCGGGCCCAGCCCGGGTTCGCGCACCGAGAGGAACCCGACCCCGCTCTCCTCGGCGAAGGCGGCGACGGCCTCCAGGTAGGCGGCCTCGAGGGGGCCGCGGTCGCTGTCGGTGTCCTCGGGGCCGGTGTAGCGGCCCTGCCGGTCCCGGTGGGCGGGGTCGTACTTGGTGATCCGATGGACGTGGGGCGGCACGGCAGTGATCCTATGCCGGTGGCCGCCGCACCGGATTGACGGGGCGGACCCGGCCGGTCCAGGGTCGTGCGCATGGGTGCGGAGGAGCCGGGGACGGGTGCCGGGCGGGTCCGCCCGCCGGACGACCCGTCGCGGTGGTCCTACTACGGTGCCGCGCACCGCTATGACGTGCACGGCGACCCCGCTGCGGAGCGGGCGTGCCGGGAGCGGACGGACCGGCTGGTGCTGGGCGGGTGCGAGGAAGAGCTGCGGGCGCTGGCCGGCGCGGGCGACCGGTGCGCGTTCATCGCGCTGGTGGAACTGCTGGTGGACGCGGACCGGACCGCCGATCTGCGGGAGATGGCGGAGGCCGGGGACGACCGGGCGCGCACCGCGCTGATCGAGCTGCTGGCCGACCGGGGCCGGGAGGGGGAGCTGCGAGCCGAGGCGGAGCGGGGCGACGGGGCGGCGCTGTACGCCCTGGTCGGACTGATGACCGGTGGCGGCCGGATCGGCGAGGCGCTGGAGCTGCTGGACGGGGGCGTCCACCCCGGCCTGGACCGGCCGGCCCGGGCACTGCGCCTGGAGGTGCTGCTCGGCGCGGGCCGGGAGGAGGAGGTGCGCCGGCTGGCCGATGCGGGCGACCGCACCGCCGCCCGGGCCCTGGTGGACCGGCTGGCCGACCGCGGCGACATCGAGGGCCTGGCCGAACGGGCCCGGGCCGGCGACGACCGGGCGCTGTGGCGGTGGGCGGAGCTGCTGTCCTCCTCCGGCCGCGTTGAGGAGGCCGCGGCCGTCCTGCGCCCCGCGCCGACCAGGGCCACCCGCACGCCCTCCGGCTGACCCGCCTGCTGGGCGAGGGCCGCACAGACGGCCGGCGGGGGTGAGCGGCCCCGCCGCGCCGGACCGGTGACGCCGGCGGGAGGGGGGAGCGTCAAGGCGCCGCCCCACCGCCTGCCGCTTCTGCGGTCGTCGCGGCGGGCGGTTCGGCCGGCGCGCCCCTCCGGGAAACGGGCCGGGGGCATCCGGCTCCAGGCGCCGCCGTCCCATCCTCCGGAATCGGTGCCGCAGGGGGCAGGGGTGCCAGGAGAGCGGGCAGGATCGGCGGACCGGGGCCCTGGCCGCCGGCGGTCGCGCCGGTAGCGTGGCCCGGCGCGCCGGGCGAACCGACCGGTTCCGCGCGGCGGTGGTGGGCGCGGGTGTCAGCGACTGGGGGATGCTGGCCGCCACCGGGGAGTTCGGGGCCGGCGAGGCGGGGCTGAGCGGCAGCGTCGGCTGGGAAGGGCCGGGCCCGCACCCCCATGATGCGGTCAGCCCGGTCTCCTTCGCCTCCCAGATCCGCACGCCGGTGCTGGTCCTGCACGGCGAGCAGGACGCCAACGTCCCGGTGGGGCAGGCCGTCTACCTGCACCGGGCGCTGCGCCGGTTCGGGGTGGAGCACGGGTTCGTGCGGTATCCGGGCGAAGGGCACGCGGTGGAGGGGCGGGACAACCAGATCGACATGCTGCAGCGCATCCGCGCTTGGTTCGATCGGTGGCTCCTCCGGTGAGCCGTCCGCGGGCCCGGGGCTGCGAGGGGGCGGAAAAGGGCGGGCGGGTGGGTAGTT from Nocardiopsis composta encodes:
- a CDS encoding MFS transporter; translated protein: MSRRLVLLLAATCAVVVGNVYFPQALGPLVAAGLGVSAGSAALVATATQVGYAAGILLLVPLADRLPNRRLLVALLVCTGAGLFAVGCAPALGPLLAAGAFVGVSTVAGQVIAPMAVGLVPPERRGAMMGTLLSGSIGGMLLARTFGGALGELLGWRAPYLVAAVLALLLAVVLAVALPEAAPRRRGPWQAPPVQVLRLLRAEPELRRSCFYQATVFAGFSAVWTCLALLVAGPAYGLGAQAVGALALVGGVTMFCTPLAGRLVDRYGPDPVNLVCMVGGLIAAGVLAAGAGGGVSGAAALVAGTLLLDVAMQSGMVANQARVFALRADARGRLNTAYMTCAFLGGSAGSWSGAEVYGRAGWPGVCALTALLCGLALARHLAALRGMRHAGAADRG
- a CDS encoding alpha/beta hydrolase family protein, with the protein product MARRAGRTDRFRAAVVGAGVSDWGMLAATGEFGAGEAGLSGSVGWEGPGPHPHDAVSPVSFASQIRTPVLVLHGEQDANVPVGQAVYLHRALRRFGVEHGFVRYPGEGHAVEGRDNQIDMLQRIRAWFDRWLLR
- a CDS encoding condensation domain-containing protein is translated as MLQAPITELDIAPGHVIEWRLRPAHASGAPEGDDRSTSYNQEKHFSAALDARADDDPLASYVACTFELPGPLDRGALEAALLYFVRRHEVLRCEFRHLAGDLTCRPMSAAEAALDTVDIGPVATREEVRDHVDACFHRIDTLSWPLLVMGAVVRPESSTVFLAFDHLVSDGLSTPIAVNDIATAYTAATRGETPAQPEVGSYLDFSHEQRRHHASVGADDARLDYWKAFMRGNGGFFPPFPLDLGVAPGRMYATVNDTDALLTGAQTEAFEAHCRKADGKVFMGMLAAVGEALRREGGPEVYRGLMPVSDRGRGHYAEAMGWFVNTMPIEFPVPAGADFPRVMAGVRDATATMRDNLDVPFVKAWQLLAPEYADLRSWPYAVNFFSYLDFRRAPGGERHAALQARKHIWASHSNGICFWFHRNDTGMYVNSIYADTPQARRTKAALTATLTGVLTGLADTGEF
- a CDS encoding RNA-binding protein — its product is MPPHVHRITKYDPAHRDRQGRYTGPEDTDSDRGPLEAAYLEAVAAFAEESGVGFLSVREPGLGPEPAADALGSADLYLGGTAGFHDGARVPLRVALELVRAMLRGGAWCRLEAEGAFAVHVGWDQYLYVSSARRCPRAVARTRALGLFPEPLDASPYDIAFDTEPGAQRIADAGFWARLHRCAAAGRAGLLEEEYATGAVRRHLLTPDTVQRVRAGLAPRARLTVWPPLSRDVGAVLSGLPREDPAELVWADAEGVVRAADIEEGTGPEQAAALAPGARAAVLLPVYLDDRAPLLTAVLPDPDGVLRARWRTDPVPAGGP